Below is a window of Corynebacterium kalinowskii DNA.
GGCAGGTACACGAGACGATCGATGAGACCGTCCAGGAGGAAGTACATCTGACGCAAGCCAAGCAGTGCGAAGGCATTAGCAGTGAACACGATGTATGGCTCTTGGGTAATGCCGTAGATGGCCGGGATCGAGTCCAGTGCGAACATCACGTCGATCATGCCGATAGCAACCAGGCACACGAACAGTGGGGTCAACGCACGCTTACCCATGTGCCGGATCCACAGCTTGTCACCCTGATACGTCGGCGTGACGTGGATGACCTTGCGCAGCGTCCGAATGACCCACATGTCCGATGGGTCCTGCTCCGGCTGGTCAGACATCTCATCGATGATGAGCTTGACTGCGGTGTACAAGATGAACAGACCGAACAGGTAGAACACGTCGGTCCAGGCGTTGATCACTGCCGCGCCGAGGAGAATGAATACCAGTCGGAACACCAGCGCCAAAACGATGCCGATGAGCAGTACCTTTTGCTGGTACATACGAGGGACCTTGAACGAGCCCATGATGAGGGCGAACATGAAGAGGTTGTCCACTGAGAGCGCTAGCTCCGTGACATAACCCGTGAAAAACTCCATTCCATGCTGGTGCGGATCATTCGGCTCACCCCATGTGAGCCACAAGAACACGCCGAACGCTGTGGCAAGGGCCATGTAGAAGAGCATCCAGTATGCGGATTCCTTCATGGTTGGCTCATGCGGATTGCGCACGTGGGTATAAAAATCGAATATAAACAGCCCCAAGATCACCAGTCCGGTGATGCTCCAGGTCAACATATTTACTTCCACTACTAAAGACCTCCGGCCTAATCGGATCCACGAAAATGACCGGAGGTCTCCCCCGCCCTTGCTGAAACAAGGGCCGACATGACCGGGAACCCGTTTTGTTGGGTAGCCGTGTTGACGATCAATGCCGAAAAGTGGGGTACTCCCCTCCAAGACGAAACACCACTCTAGCGGATCTAGAGTGGTGTGTCATAAAGCACGCCTAAAAGACGCCGCCTTGGGGATTCGCTTGGACGATATTCACATCGTCGTCGCCTGCTTCTTCCCAACCATCTTCCTTTGGAGCGTCCGCAGGATCTGCGCCCTTGATCATCCACAAGATGGTGTCGAGTTCCTCTGGTTTCACCAGAACCTCTCGCGCCTTCGAGCCTTCAGATGGGCCAACCACTCCCCGGTTTTCCATCAAGTCCATAAGTCGGCCAGCCTTAGCAAAGCCGATTCGGAGCTTACGCTGCAACATCGACGTCGAACCGTGCTGGGAAGTGACCACGATTTCAACTGCTGCGAGTAGATCTTCGAGGTCGTTGCCGATCTCCTCGTCAATCTCCTTCTTTTCCGAAGCCTTTTCTTCTGTGACGCCTTCGGTGTAGTTCGGCTCCGCCTGATCCTTAGCTGCTTCGACCACAGCTTGCACTTCTTCGTCGGTGACAAATGCGCCTTGCATACGGATCGGCTTGCCCGCGCCCTGCGGGATGAACAGGCCGTCGCCCATGCCAATGAGCTTCTCGGCGCCTCCCTGGTCCAGGATGACGCGGGAGTCGGTGAGGGAGGACGTCGCAAAGGCCAGACGCGATGGCACGTTGGTCTTAATCAGGCCGGTGACCACGTCAACAGACGGACGCTGAGTTGCCAGCACCAGGTGAATACCGGCAGCACGCGCCTTCTGGGTGATGCGCACGATGGACTCTTCGATTTCCTTCGGAGCGGTCATCATGAGGTCTGCCAACTCGTCCACCACACACACGATGTACGGGTAAGGACGGTACTCGCGCTCCGAAGCAAGCGGAGCCGTAATCTCACCGGATTTCACCTTGCGGTTGTAGTCCTTGATGTGGCGCACACGCGTGGACTTCATGTCCATGTAGCGCTGCTCCATCTCCTCCACCAGCCACTGCAGCGCCGCGGCAGCCTTCTTCGGCTGAGTAATGATCGGCGTGATCAGGTGCGGGATACCTTCGTAAGGCGTGAGCTCCACCATCTTTGGATCCACCAGAATTAGGCGGACTTCGTCTGGGGTCGCACGGGTAAGAAGCGATACCAGCATCGAGTTGACGAATGCAGACTTACCGGAGCCGGTGGAACCAGCAACCAGCAGGTGCGGCATCTTCTGCATGGAATGGGAGATGAAGTCGCCTTCAATGTCCTTGCCCAGTCCGATCAGCATTGGATCATGGTTGGATACCGTCTCCGGCGCATTGAGGACGTCGGCAAGGCGTACCATTTCACGATCGGCGTTTGGCACCTCGATGCCCACTGCCGACTTGCCCGGGATTGGTGCGAGCAGGCGAACATTGTCCGTTGCGACTGCGTAAGCGAGGTTGGACTGCAAGTTGGTGATCTTGGAAACCTTGACACCCGGCCCCAGCTCGACCTCGTAGCGGGTGACTGTCGGACCACGGGAGAATCCGGTCACCACGGCGTCGATATTGAACTCCCGGAAGACATCAGTAATCGCCTCGATCATGCGATCATTCGTTGCGGTACGAGTCTTTGGAGGCTCACCGGGGATCAGCAGCTCGGTACTTGGCAGTTCGTAATTTCCCGCCACCTCGCGCGGCGCAGGCGGTGGTGTGTCCTTCTTCAGCTCGCTCTTCGGCGTGGAGGCTTTGACTGCAGCTGGATCAATGCCGGAACGGGCAATGATCGCGTCACGGATCGCCTCGCGGCTGGCTGCAACAGCGTCAGGCGCCTTATCGACGCCCACAGGTACGGCAGGCGCAGTAGGCAAAGCAACTGTAGGCTGCGCCGGCTGCTTGTCGGCTACAACTGCCGGGAACTCGTCGGTGTCTGGAGCTGCGACTGGTTCGTCGTAGAGATTCTCCGTGGCCTTTGGAATAGCGGCCTTACGTGGCTTCGGAGTTGGCTTCGCCCGAGTGAACAGAGAAGGTTGCGGGTCTTCGTCCTCCTCGTCTTCGCCCTCGTCGAGTGGATAGTTGTCTAGTGGGCGGGCAGACCTGACCGGTCGAGCGGCCCGGGGTGCCCGAGACAGCGATTCGATTTCGCGGTCTGCAGCTGCGTATGGGTCATCATCGTCCTCTTCGTCCATGTCAGCACCGTCACGGAAACCTACAGCACCAATGACATAGTCAACGAACTCTCGGACTGCCACGCCGGTGGCCTGGAGCGCTCCATAGACAATGACGAGCACAAGAATTGGAATCGCGAGGTAGGAGCTAAATCCAGCAGCAAGGGGCCCTCCGACGATGTAACCAAGTGCGCCACCGGCGGTCTTGCGAGCTGGCCAATCGGCAGGATTGCCCGCGAAGATGTGCACCAAACCGAGCATGCTGAGCACAATGAGGGCAGTTCCGATTACCAATCCGGTTTGCCGATCAGCGCTCGGCTTCTTGCCCAGCATCAAGGCCATCGCCAGCACGAACAATGCGATGGGAAGAATTAACGCCCCAGCGCCAACAGCAAGGTGGGCGATATCGGCGATTCCTTGACCGATCGGGCCAGCAACGTTGAACCACACCGTGCCACCAAGGACCAGCGCAAGGCCAATCAAGGTCAGGCCGATACCGTCTGCCTGTTCGTCGAGGTTCAGACCCCGGCCGGAGTTTTCCTCAGGCTGCAGCTCTTTTTCCTTCACATCCTTGTCCCCCAAGTCTTGTCGACCAATCTTGCGCGCTGCGCCACCGACCCCACGTGCGGTTGCCCCAAACATTGCACCAAGTCCTGAACCTACCGCACGAAAGGCGCTGCCGGTACGCTCATGAGAGGTTTCGGCAGCGCGGCTTGCGGAGCGAGAGTTCAGCGAAACAGACGATGTGCTGCGTCGTGAACTCGTCGTCGGCCCCGTTTTTCGACGGGTCCGATTCGAGGACTTTGGCTTTGCAGAGACTGACATGCCCCAAACCTTAGTCGCTCAAGGCACACTAGTCACACGCGCCACACCGGTTATGTTGGGAAATTTACACCGAACGGCGTCGCACTAGCTCTTCATTACCAACAAAATCAAGCTTCAAAACTGGACGGCCGAACGTGTAGAGCAACAACTCGCCCACATCGCCATGGATTTGCACGCGCTCAGCTGCATGACGGTCGCCAGCGTAAATAGGCAGTTGACCATGTGGCCACAGTTCTACCACGGCTGATGACTGCCCAAAGGCAGCGCTCGCGGTGCGGAGCGCAGCATAGAGTTCGGCAATCTCGGGCGTCGAGAAGCCGCGTGCTTCCATGCCCTGGGGACGGCGCACATCTTCGTGATGGACAAAGTGCTCGGCGACGTTGACCTTTTTGTCGATGAGCTTCCACGCACCGCGCGGTCCCCTCCCCCACTCCTGGACCACATCCTCGAACGGGCGGCCGAGTTGGCTTGCCATGGCTCGATCAGTGATTCCGGACAGCGGTGGCACAAACATTCCCGCCGTGGCAAGCAGTTTGCGCTCGCGAATGAGCAGATGCGCCGCGAGGTGATGGGCGGTCCAGCCCTCACACAATGTCGGGGCATCGGGCCCCACGCTCAACAGGGACTGGACCAGTCGGGCTCGCTCAGCAATAGAAAAAGACATACGCCCGAGTGTAGGCACAACCTACTCTCGGGCGCATAGCTAACCGTTCGAACTACAGACTTGGACGCGCGGCATCCAACTCGGAGTCTTCGATCTTCTCAGTCTCGGACGTCATCGGGACGACGGTCGGCATGATAACCGGCTTACGACGCCACTTCTGCTCGACGAAGCGAGAAACCTTGCGGCGGACCTGCTGTGCCATACGGTAAGGATCATTCTCACCCTCACCAGCTTGCTCGGTCATGATGGTCTCAACGAGTTCGGCAATCTCCGGCATCATGGCGATGGCATCTTCAGAGAAGCCGACTGCGCGTGCGGTTGGGCGCTCGAGCAAGCGGCCAGTGCGGTTGTCGATTACTGCGGTGATGTCAATGACGCCACCCTCGCCCATGGACGTACGGTCCTCCAGGACCTTCTCATCGATGTCGCCCATCGTGGTGCCATCGACGTACAAGTTACCGACTGGGATCTGGCCCACGACCTGTGCGCGACCATTTACGAGGTCCACAACTACGCCGTTCTGGGCCAACACAACGCGATCGCGCTGGACACCAGTGGAGATAGCCAGCTCCTTGTTGGCGCGCAGGTGGCGCCACTCGCCGTGCACCGGCATGGCGTTCTTAGGACGGACAGCGTTGTACAGGAACAGCAGCTCGCCGGCGTAGCCGTGGCCGGAGGTGTGTACCTTGGCATCGCGACCCGTGATCACGGTGGCACCGATCTGGGAGAGCATGTTGATGACGCCAAAGACGGCCTCTTCATTGCCCGGAACGAGCGAAGAAGACAGGATGATGAGATCGCCGTCGCGCACCGTGATTTGGCGGTGTTCGCGACGAGCCATGCGGGACAGGGCTGCCATAGGCTCGCCCTGGGTACCAGTGGTGACCAGCAGCAGCTTGTGCGGAGCCATCTTCGCGGCTTCGTCCATCTGGATGATGGTGCCACGAGGGGCCTTCAGCAAGCCCATCTTCTCCGCAATTTCCATGTTGCGGATCATGGAGCGGCCGTTGAAAGCAACCTTGCGACCGGAAGCGACAGCGGCATCGATAGCGGACTGCACGCGGTAGACATTGGAAGCGAAGCAGGCGATGATGACGCGCTGCTTAGCATCCATGACCAAACGCTTAAGGGTCGGCCCGATTTCGGACTCCGAACCGGAAACGCCCGGTGTGGTCGCGTTGGTGGAATCACACAGGAAGAGGTCTACGCCCTCGTCACCAAAGCGAGACATCGCCGGCAGGTCGGTTGGGCGACCATCGGTTGGCGTTTGATCGAGCTTGATATCGCCGGTGTGTACGACGAGGCCTGCACCAGTCTTGATGGCGATGCCCAGGCACTCTGGGATGGAGTGGTTGACGGCGAAGAAGCGCAGGTTGAATGGGCCACGAGTGACATCAGACTGCTCGTTGACTTCGATCAGCTTCGGACGCTGGCGGTGTTCCTTCGTCTTAGCGGCGATGAGCGCCAAAGTGAAGCGGGAGGCCAGAATTGGCATGTCGTGGCGCTGCTTGAGCAACCATGGGATGGCGCCGATGTGATCCTCGTGGCCGTGAGTGACAACCAAAGCCTCGACCTTGTCCCACTTATCTTCCATGTAGGAAAAGTCTGGAAGGATCAGGTCCACGCCTGG
It encodes the following:
- a CDS encoding TerC family protein; translation: MEVNMLTWSITGLVILGLFIFDFYTHVRNPHEPTMKESAYWMLFYMALATAFGVFLWLTWGEPNDPHQHGMEFFTGYVTELALSVDNLFMFALIMGSFKVPRMYQQKVLLIGIVLALVFRLVFILLGAAVINAWTDVFYLFGLFILYTAVKLIIDEMSDQPEQDPSDMWVIRTLRKVIHVTPTYQGDKLWIRHMGKRALTPLFVCLVAIGMIDVMFALDSIPAIYGITQEPYIVFTANAFALLGLRQMYFLLDGLIDRLVYLPYGLAVILGFIGVKLILHALHENNLPFINGGENLHVIEIPTLVSLLVIVGVLAITTVASLIKSKRDEAQGGVMPEWNPAKNIEDPSL
- a CDS encoding ribonuclease J, with product MTEPRNRARKVTRKAGPPEAVEAVTFQAPEMPTESDFAPANQAAEAPAAESSEGDNRGRGRTNGNRRGGRSRGRSNGGNNGNGGNNNGGGRGRRTVVQTMQGADLTERLPEPPQPSKDGLRIVALGGISEIGRNMTVFEYKGRLLIVDCGVLFPSSGEPGVDLILPDFSYMEDKWDKVEALVVTHGHEDHIGAIPWLLKQRHDMPILASRFTLALIAAKTKEHRQRPKLIEVNEQSDVTRGPFNLRFFAVNHSIPECLGIAIKTGAGLVVHTGDIKLDQTPTDGRPTDLPAMSRFGDEGVDLFLCDSTNATTPGVSGSESEIGPTLKRLVMDAKQRVIIACFASNVYRVQSAIDAAVASGRKVAFNGRSMIRNMEIAEKMGLLKAPRGTIIQMDEAAKMAPHKLLLVTTGTQGEPMAALSRMARREHRQITVRDGDLIILSSSLVPGNEEAVFGVINMLSQIGATVITGRDAKVHTSGHGYAGELLFLYNAVRPKNAMPVHGEWRHLRANKELAISTGVQRDRVVLAQNGVVVDLVNGRAQVVGQIPVGNLYVDGTTMGDIDEKVLEDRTSMGEGGVIDITAVIDNRTGRLLERPTARAVGFSEDAIAMMPEIAELVETIMTEQAGEGENDPYRMAQQVRRKVSRFVEQKWRRKPVIMPTVVPMTSETEKIEDSELDAARPSL
- a CDS encoding TIGR03085 family metal-binding protein, with translation MSFSIAERARLVQSLLSVGPDAPTLCEGWTAHHLAAHLLIRERKLLATAGMFVPPLSGITDRAMASQLGRPFEDVVQEWGRGPRGAWKLIDKKVNVAEHFVHHEDVRRPQGMEARGFSTPEIAELYAALRTASAAFGQSSAVVELWPHGQLPIYAGDRHAAERVQIHGDVGELLLYTFGRPVLKLDFVGNEELVRRRSV
- a CDS encoding FtsK/SpoIIIE family DNA translocase, whose product is MSVSAKPKSSNRTRRKTGPTTSSRRSTSSVSLNSRSASRAAETSHERTGSAFRAVGSGLGAMFGATARGVGGAARKIGRQDLGDKDVKEKELQPEENSGRGLNLDEQADGIGLTLIGLALVLGGTVWFNVAGPIGQGIADIAHLAVGAGALILPIALFVLAMALMLGKKPSADRQTGLVIGTALIVLSMLGLVHIFAGNPADWPARKTAGGALGYIVGGPLAAGFSSYLAIPILVLVIVYGALQATGVAVREFVDYVIGAVGFRDGADMDEEDDDDPYAAADREIESLSRAPRAARPVRSARPLDNYPLDEGEDEEDEDPQPSLFTRAKPTPKPRKAAIPKATENLYDEPVAAPDTDEFPAVVADKQPAQPTVALPTAPAVPVGVDKAPDAVAASREAIRDAIIARSGIDPAAVKASTPKSELKKDTPPPAPREVAGNYELPSTELLIPGEPPKTRTATNDRMIEAITDVFREFNIDAVVTGFSRGPTVTRYEVELGPGVKVSKITNLQSNLAYAVATDNVRLLAPIPGKSAVGIEVPNADREMVRLADVLNAPETVSNHDPMLIGLGKDIEGDFISHSMQKMPHLLVAGSTGSGKSAFVNSMLVSLLTRATPDEVRLILVDPKMVELTPYEGIPHLITPIITQPKKAAAALQWLVEEMEQRYMDMKSTRVRHIKDYNRKVKSGEITAPLASEREYRPYPYIVCVVDELADLMMTAPKEIEESIVRITQKARAAGIHLVLATQRPSVDVVTGLIKTNVPSRLAFATSSLTDSRVILDQGGAEKLIGMGDGLFIPQGAGKPIRMQGAFVTDEEVQAVVEAAKDQAEPNYTEGVTEEKASEKKEIDEEIGNDLEDLLAAVEIVVTSQHGSTSMLQRKLRIGFAKAGRLMDLMENRGVVGPSEGSKAREVLVKPEELDTILWMIKGADPADAPKEDGWEEAGDDDVNIVQANPQGGVF